The DNA window CGGCCAGCGGGCTGCGTTCGCTGGCCGAGGAGATGCGCTCGATGGCGCAGAACGGCGGCGGCTCCGGCCCGGTCACCGAGCTGGCCCACCAGGCCGCCGACCGGGTGCACGGCGTGGCCGGCTGGCTGGAGCAGCGCGAGCCGGGCGACCTGCTCCACGAGGTGAAGAACTACGCCCGCCGCAACCCGGGCACCTTCCTGCTGGGCGCCGCCGTGCTCGGTGTGGTCGCCGGCCGGTTGACCCGGAACATCGCGGCGGTCGGCGACGGCGGCGTGCAGCCGTCGTACGACCCGGACCGCACGGCGGTCATCCCGACCTCCCGGGCGGTCCCGGAGCAGGTGCCGCCGGGCGGCTACCTCGACCCGACCCCCGGCACGTACGCCGAGCCGGACCCGGGCTACTCCGCGCCGGGCGCGACCTACCCGGGTGGCGGCGCCCCGAACACCTGGGCCGACCCGGAGGGTGGCACCGGCCAGCCGCTGCCCCCGCCGAGCCGGACCGACCCGCTGCCGGGCGTGCCGTCGAGCGGCGTCAACCGTCCGTGAACGGCCTGAGCGGCAGAAGGGAGGCGGCGGCATGAGCATGCCGACGCAGGGGTCCGGACTGGACTCGGGTTACACCGCGGCGGGCGCGCCGCACACCGCGGACGAGGTCCGGGGCAGCTCCATCGGTGAGCTGATGCGCCAGGTCACCACCGACCTCTCCACGCTGATGCGTCAGGAGGTCGAGCTGGCCAAGGCCGAGATCCGCCAGGAGGGGAAGAAGGCGGGCAAGGCCGCCGGCCTCTTCGGCGGCGCCGGCTTCGGCGGCTACATGGTGGCGCTCTTCGTCTCCATCGCGGTGTGGCAGTTCCTGGACAACGTGATGGATTCGGGCCTGGCCGCGCTGATCGTGGCCGTGATCTGGGCCGTGGTCGCCGCGGTCCTCTACTCGAAGGCCAAGAAGAACGCCGAGCGGATTCGCGGCCTCAAGCAGACCAACGACAGCGTGCAGCGCATCCCCGACGCGCTCAAGCCGCACCCGGAGGGAGTCACCCGATGAGCACCGATCCCGACCAGATCCGCCGGGAGATCGAAGCCACTCGCACCAGCCTCAGCTCGGACGTGGACGCCCTGGCGTACAAGGTGAGCCCGGGCCGGATCGTCGACGACCGCAAGCAGCGCGTCCGCAGCGCGCTCACCAACGTGAAGGACAAGGTGATGGGAACCGCATCCGACCTCGGCCACAGCACCGGCCACGCCGCCCACTCGGTCGGCGACCACGCCTCCTCGGCGGCCTCCAGTGTCGGCGACAAGGCGCACGCCGCCGCCTCGACCGTCGGCGACGCCGCCCAGCGGGCCCCGCAGGTGTTGCGGGAGAAGTCGGAGGGCAACCCGATCGCCGCCGGCGTGATCGCCTTCGGCGTCGGCATGCTGGTGTCCTCGCTGATCCCGGCCACCCGCCGCGAGCAGCAGGTCGCCGCGCAGGTCAAGGAGAAGGCCGCCGAGCACGGCGGCGTGGTGAAGGAGAAGCTCACCGAGGTCGCCGGGGAGCTGAAGGAGGAGCTGCGCGAGCCGGCGCAGCAGGCCACCGAGTCGGTGAAGTCCACCGCGCAGGACGCCGTGCACGCCGTCAAGGACGACACGAGGTCCGCCGCGCAGGACGTCAAGGACACCGCGCAGCAGTCCCGCGACCAGGTGCGGTACTGACCACCGCCGTCCGCACGCCGCAGCTCGCGGCCACACCCGGCGCCACGCCGGGAGGTGGCCGCGAGCTGTCGCGTGCGGGGCCGTCGGTTCAGCGCGGCAGCCGGTCCACCGGTGCCGGTGCCGGCGCGGCGCCGGTCTCCACCCAGAGCACCAGGTCGTCGGGGCGGCGCTCGGCGAGCCGCCGGCGCAGCGCCCGGGTGGTGTGCGCCGCTTGACCGGCGTCCGGGCCGGGCCGGCCGCCGCGCAGCCGCCGGCCCACGGCGAGCCAGGCGCCGACCCCGCGTTCCAGCAGCCAGATCGGCGCCGCGAGCGTGGTGTGCGCCGGGAAGACGCGGGCGCCGCCGGCCCGCCGCCGGCCCAGCTCCGCCACGGCCAGCGTCGCCACCCCGGCCCGCAGCAGCAGCCCCGGCCGGCGGGCGGCGAGCGCGGCCGCCGCGGCCGGCAGCACCGCCAGCGCGGCCAGCAGCCACCCGGGCCGGGCCAGGTCGTCGTACGCCGGCCGGCGCGCGGCGGTCGGCGGGAGCCGGCGCACGTACAGCCAGGCGGGGGTCGCCGTGGCGCCGCCGTACGCGCGGACCGTCCGGACCAGCTCCAGGTTCTCCGCGAGCACGTCCGGGTCGTAGCCGCCCATGGCCAGGAAGGTGCTCCGGCGCACCGCGAGGGTGCCCGGCCGGTCGCCGCCGAGCGCCCGGTGGAGCAGCGTCCGGCCGGTGTCCCGCCAGGCGGGCCAGGGCAGCGGGTCGACGTGGTCCTGCGGCCGGACCAGGTCGACCCGGTCGAGCAGCCCGTGCACGGCGCGCAGCCCCGCGAGGTCGTAGCGGACGTCGTCGTCGGCGATCACCACGTGCTCGTGGCGGGCCAGGGCGACGCCGGTCAGCACGCCGAGCGCCGTGGGGTTGCGTCCGCGCAGCGCGGGATCGGGCGGGACGTGCCGGACCAGGCCCCGCCACGCGGCGGCGTGCCGGGCGAACAGCTCCGGCGGGGACCCGTCGACCACGATCACGTCCACCCACCGGCTCAGCTCGCGCAGGTAACCGGTCAGCCCGGTGCCGTCGCGGTCGCCGTCGGGGCGCAGCGGCAGGACGTACGCCATCCGAAGCCGCTGCGGCGCGGACGCCGCGCCGGGGTCGGGCGCCTCCTGGATGCCGCCGGCCGGTCGGTGCCGGCCGGACCGGCGGAAGTCGTGGGTCACGGGCGCGCCCTTCTCGGTCGGCGGAGACGGCAGCGTGCCCGAAATCCCGGTGATCAAACCGTTTCGCCGTTTCGACGCCGCCGGGCCGGGTAGCGCTCCGGAATGTGGGCGGTCCGAGGCGCCCCGGTGGAGGAGACGTGATGAGCAGCAACGCGACGAGGTGGACGCTGGTCGGCGCCGCCGCGGTGACCGCGCTCGGGGTCGGCCGGGTGGTGGCCCGGCGACGGCGCCGGCACCAACCCGACCGGGCGGACGGCTGGTACGTCGTCCACCGGGGAATCACGGTGGACCGGCCGATGGAGGCGGTGATCGGCTTCTGGACCGACCGGGAACGGCTGGACCGC is part of the Micromonospora halotolerans genome and encodes:
- a CDS encoding phage holin family protein, whose product is MSMPTQGSGLDSGYTAAGAPHTADEVRGSSIGELMRQVTTDLSTLMRQEVELAKAEIRQEGKKAGKAAGLFGGAGFGGYMVALFVSIAVWQFLDNVMDSGLAALIVAVIWAVVAAVLYSKAKKNAERIRGLKQTNDSVQRIPDALKPHPEGVTR
- a CDS encoding glycosyltransferase family 2 protein, with amino-acid sequence MTHDFRRSGRHRPAGGIQEAPDPGAASAPQRLRMAYVLPLRPDGDRDGTGLTGYLRELSRWVDVIVVDGSPPELFARHAAAWRGLVRHVPPDPALRGRNPTALGVLTGVALARHEHVVIADDDVRYDLAGLRAVHGLLDRVDLVRPQDHVDPLPWPAWRDTGRTLLHRALGGDRPGTLAVRRSTFLAMGGYDPDVLAENLELVRTVRAYGGATATPAWLYVRRLPPTAARRPAYDDLARPGWLLAALAVLPAAAAALAARRPGLLLRAGVATLAVAELGRRRAGGARVFPAHTTLAAPIWLLERGVGAWLAVGRRLRGGRPGPDAGQAAHTTRALRRRLAERRPDDLVLWVETGAAPAPAPVDRLPR
- a CDS encoding DUF3618 domain-containing protein; translated protein: MSTDPDQIRREIEATRTSLSSDVDALAYKVSPGRIVDDRKQRVRSALTNVKDKVMGTASDLGHSTGHAAHSVGDHASSAASSVGDKAHAAASTVGDAAQRAPQVLREKSEGNPIAAGVIAFGVGMLVSSLIPATRREQQVAAQVKEKAAEHGGVVKEKLTEVAGELKEELREPAQQATESVKSTAQDAVHAVKDDTRSAAQDVKDTAQQSRDQVRY